A single window of Microbispora hainanensis DNA harbors:
- a CDS encoding helix-turn-helix transcriptional regulator, translated as MTHDESPTARALLLLELIQSSPGITAERLAGRLGVSERAARRYVGILREAGIPVESERGPYGGYRIGRGLRLPPLMFTQAEALGLVMAVLDGHHDSADAADPVGGALGKILRVLPEAVAGPAAAVRSLSTRHPEPGARPPSPETTAALVQACAGRRRLRLGYRIRPGDERVMEVDPWAVVVRRGRWYLLCWSHTKHARRVLRVDKVADVEVLDVPAGPPADLDPAEMLEDHLSAGWRHQVEVVVDAPAEAVAEWIPRSLGHREPIDATTTRLVGSTDEPDWYVRQLTAIRAPFRIVGSPELREAAEALGRRLLGHR; from the coding sequence ATGACGCACGACGAGAGCCCGACGGCGCGGGCGCTCCTGCTCCTCGAACTGATCCAGAGCAGTCCCGGCATCACGGCGGAACGGCTGGCCGGGCGGCTCGGCGTCTCGGAGCGGGCCGCCCGGCGTTACGTCGGCATCCTGCGTGAGGCGGGCATCCCCGTGGAGTCCGAACGCGGCCCCTACGGGGGATACCGCATCGGCCGGGGGCTCCGGCTGCCGCCCCTGATGTTCACGCAGGCCGAGGCGCTCGGGCTGGTGATGGCCGTGCTCGACGGTCACCACGACTCGGCGGACGCGGCCGATCCCGTGGGCGGCGCGCTCGGCAAGATCCTGCGGGTGCTTCCCGAGGCGGTCGCGGGGCCGGCCGCGGCCGTACGGAGCCTGAGCACGAGACACCCCGAGCCCGGGGCCAGACCGCCCAGCCCGGAGACCACCGCCGCCCTCGTCCAGGCCTGCGCGGGGCGCCGCCGGCTGCGGCTCGGATATCGCATCCGCCCGGGAGACGAGCGGGTCATGGAGGTCGATCCGTGGGCCGTCGTCGTACGCCGCGGCCGGTGGTATCTGCTGTGCTGGTCGCACACGAAGCACGCCCGCAGGGTGCTGCGGGTGGACAAGGTGGCGGACGTCGAGGTGCTCGACGTGCCGGCCGGCCCTCCGGCCGATCTCGACCCGGCGGAGATGCTGGAAGACCATCTGTCGGCGGGGTGGCGGCACCAGGTGGAGGTCGTCGTCGACGCGCCCGCCGAGGCCGTGGCCGAGTGGATCCCGCGCAGCCTGGGCCACCGCGAGCCGATCGACGCGACCACCACGCGCCTGGTGGGCAGCACGGACGAACCGGACTGGTACGTCCGGCAGCTCACCGCGATCCGGGCGCCCTTCCGCATTGTCGGGTCACCCGAACTGCGCGAGGCCGCCGAAGCCCTGGGCCGGCGCCTTCTCGGGCATCGCTGA
- a CDS encoding DinB family protein, with amino-acid sequence MTENVLHEPPVAGDEIDTLLGSLDRQRRIFAWKCGGLDAAGLRATTAASSMTLGGLLKHLALVEDDMFSQKLLGRPPAPPWDTVDFDADPEWEWRTATDDTPEQLTTLWQDAVARSRANVRQALAEGGLGRLAVYTSSRGESPSLRRLLIDMIEEYARHAGHADLIRESVDGLVGEDHP; translated from the coding sequence ATGACCGAAAACGTCCTCCATGAGCCGCCGGTCGCCGGTGACGAGATCGACACCTTGCTGGGCTCCCTTGACCGCCAGCGCCGGATCTTCGCCTGGAAGTGCGGCGGGCTCGACGCGGCCGGTCTGCGGGCGACCACCGCCGCGTCGTCGATGACCTTGGGAGGGCTGCTCAAGCACCTGGCGCTGGTGGAGGACGACATGTTCTCGCAGAAGCTGCTGGGGCGACCTCCTGCGCCGCCGTGGGACACGGTGGACTTCGACGCCGACCCCGAGTGGGAGTGGCGCACCGCCACCGACGACACCCCCGAGCAGTTGACGACGTTGTGGCAGGACGCCGTGGCCCGCTCCCGGGCCAACGTACGGCAGGCGCTGGCCGAGGGCGGCCTCGGACGGCTCGCGGTGTACACCAGCTCACGCGGCGAGTCGCCCAGCCTCCGCCGCCTGCTGATCGACATGATCGAGGAGTACGCCCGCCATGCCGGGCACGCCGACCTCATCCGCGAGTCCGTGGACGGCCTGGTCGGAGAGGACCACCCGTAG
- a CDS encoding alanyl-tRNA editing protein has protein sequence MTFDLHGRTRRLELTDQDLRSFEAVVLEATPDGIVLDRSAFYPGGGGQPPDHGVLLWQGVETRIEGVRKGDDLYLIPAVDDPIPPAGTVVRAAVADERRSALMRTHSGLHVLCGVVFRDYGALVTGGNMEPMTARMDFNLPEVPPGFKEAVEEACNAEIAADRRIDVRVLPRAEAFAIPDIIRTATNLVPEGIPEVRIVDIVGLDTQADGGTHVASTKQIGRIKVAKIESKGRGFRRLRIAIAD, from the coding sequence GTGACGTTCGATCTGCATGGGCGGACGAGGCGACTGGAGCTGACCGACCAGGATCTGCGGTCCTTCGAGGCCGTCGTGCTGGAGGCCACGCCGGACGGGATCGTCCTGGACCGATCGGCCTTCTATCCGGGCGGCGGAGGCCAGCCGCCGGACCACGGCGTGCTGCTGTGGCAGGGCGTCGAGACCCGCATCGAGGGTGTACGCAAGGGCGACGACCTCTACCTCATCCCCGCTGTGGACGACCCGATCCCGCCAGCCGGAACGGTCGTGCGGGCGGCGGTCGCCGACGAGCGGCGCTCCGCGCTCATGCGCACACATTCGGGTCTGCACGTGCTGTGCGGCGTCGTCTTCCGCGACTACGGAGCCCTGGTCACCGGCGGGAACATGGAGCCGATGACCGCGCGGATGGACTTCAACCTCCCCGAGGTGCCGCCCGGGTTCAAGGAGGCGGTCGAGGAGGCGTGCAACGCCGAGATCGCCGCCGACCGCCGGATCGACGTACGGGTGCTGCCCCGCGCGGAGGCGTTCGCGATCCCCGACATCATCCGCACCGCGACGAACCTCGTGCCGGAGGGCATCCCCGAGGTGCGGATCGTCGACATCGTGGGCCTGGACACCCAGGCCGACGGGGGTACGCACGTCGCCTCGACCAAGCAGATCGGCAGGATCAAGGTCGCCAAGATCGAGAGCAAGGGCCGCGGCTTCCGCCGCCTCCGCATCGCGATCGCCGACTGA
- a CDS encoding polysaccharide deacetylase family protein, which produces MAHPALADNPTPTVVDSARGGGRSVSFTFDDGPNPPDTLRLLDVLREHRVKAVFCLWGEHVRQHPEVVRRIVADGHTLCNHGMRHDDMATWPAERIRADLLETTAAIRAAVPGARIPYFRAPYGNWGQTPAVAADLGMQALGWRLAIGDWETPGTAELVRRLREGITPGAVVLMHDGGGDRSQTIAAVDTVIPALRSEGWRLSLPARRG; this is translated from the coding sequence ATGGCACACCCGGCGCTGGCCGACAACCCGACTCCCACGGTCGTCGACTCGGCCCGCGGCGGCGGGCGGTCGGTCAGCTTCACCTTCGACGACGGGCCGAACCCGCCCGACACCCTGCGCCTGCTCGACGTGCTGCGCGAGCACCGCGTGAAGGCGGTCTTCTGCCTCTGGGGCGAGCATGTGCGGCAGCACCCGGAGGTCGTCCGGCGGATCGTCGCCGACGGGCACACGCTGTGCAACCACGGCATGCGCCACGACGACATGGCGACCTGGCCGGCCGAGCGGATCCGCGCCGATCTGCTGGAGACGACCGCCGCCATCCGCGCGGCCGTACCAGGGGCGCGCATCCCGTACTTCCGTGCCCCGTACGGCAACTGGGGACAGACGCCGGCCGTCGCGGCAGACCTCGGCATGCAAGCGCTGGGCTGGCGTCTGGCCATCGGCGACTGGGAGACGCCGGGCACCGCCGAGCTGGTCCGCCGCCTGAGAGAAGGGATCACACCGGGGGCGGTGGTCCTGATGCACGACGGCGGCGGGGACCGAAGTCAGACCATCGCCGCCGTCGACACGGTCATTCCCGCGCTCCGGTCGGAGGGATGGCGCCTGTCGCTGCCCGCCCGCCGGGGCTGA
- a CDS encoding MDR family MFS transporter yields the protein MSIAQVDSPAEPATAVSRRTPAVIRLLVLATFVVILNETIMINAIPRLMGALHITEQTAQWLSTAFMLTMAAVIPITGWFLQRVTTRRAYATAMGLFLLGTALAAVAPSFEVLLGARIIQACGTAVMMPLLMTTLMQVVPESERGRVMGNVSLAISVAPAMGPTVSGVILQFGSWRLLFAVVLPIAGMITWRGLKQLKNVGETQVSSIDWLSVVTSAVGFGGLVYGLSRFEGGNVRVAAAIVGGGLAAIAVFVVRQMSLQKRGVPLMDLRTLRHRTYTVALILMAVSFMAMLGSMILLPLYLQNIRALSPLETGLLVMPGGLAMGLLGPPVGRLFDRFGGRVLVIPGAVGIALALAGFTQVTMTMPYWQLLALHALLMVSLAATFTPVFTLGLGAVPPHLYSHGSSILSTLQQVAAAFGTALVITVMSARADALRSAGVAEALADLDGMRLAFVIGAVLSVAVVVTAVLLPARADSAVKSAGPVH from the coding sequence ATGTCCATCGCACAGGTCGATTCCCCAGCCGAACCCGCGACCGCGGTTTCGAGACGCACCCCGGCCGTGATCCGGCTGCTGGTGCTCGCCACGTTCGTGGTCATCCTCAACGAGACGATCATGATCAACGCGATCCCGCGGCTGATGGGCGCTCTGCACATCACCGAGCAGACCGCGCAGTGGCTCTCGACCGCCTTCATGCTGACCATGGCCGCCGTGATCCCGATCACCGGTTGGTTCCTGCAAAGGGTGACCACGCGCCGCGCGTACGCCACCGCGATGGGCCTGTTCCTGCTCGGCACGGCGTTGGCCGCCGTCGCGCCGTCGTTCGAGGTGCTGCTGGGCGCCCGCATCATTCAGGCGTGCGGCACGGCCGTGATGATGCCGCTGCTGATGACCACGTTGATGCAGGTCGTGCCCGAGTCGGAGCGGGGCCGCGTGATGGGCAACGTCAGCCTGGCCATCTCGGTCGCGCCCGCGATGGGCCCGACGGTGTCGGGCGTGATCCTCCAGTTCGGCTCCTGGCGGTTGCTGTTCGCCGTGGTGCTCCCCATCGCCGGGATGATCACCTGGCGCGGCCTGAAGCAGCTCAAGAACGTCGGCGAGACCCAGGTCAGCTCGATCGACTGGCTGAGCGTGGTGACCTCGGCCGTGGGCTTCGGCGGACTGGTCTACGGGCTCAGCCGGTTCGAGGGTGGCAACGTTCGCGTGGCCGCCGCGATCGTGGGAGGCGGTCTGGCCGCCATCGCCGTCTTCGTCGTCCGCCAGATGTCGCTGCAGAAGCGCGGCGTGCCGCTGATGGACCTGCGCACCCTGCGCCACCGCACCTACACGGTCGCGCTGATCCTGATGGCGGTGTCCTTCATGGCGATGCTCGGCTCGATGATCCTGCTGCCGTTGTATCTGCAGAACATCCGCGCGCTCAGCCCCCTGGAGACCGGGCTCCTCGTGATGCCGGGCGGTCTCGCGATGGGGCTGCTCGGTCCGCCCGTCGGCCGCCTGTTCGACCGGTTCGGCGGCCGGGTCCTGGTCATTCCCGGCGCTGTCGGGATCGCGCTCGCGCTCGCCGGCTTCACCCAGGTCACCATGACCATGCCCTACTGGCAGCTCCTGGCGCTGCACGCGCTGCTGATGGTGAGCCTGGCCGCGACCTTCACCCCGGTGTTCACCCTCGGGCTCGGCGCGGTGCCCCCGCACCTCTACTCCCACGGCAGCTCGATCCTGAGCACGCTGCAGCAGGTCGCCGCGGCCTTCGGCACCGCGCTGGTGATCACCGTGATGAGCGCGCGAGCCGATGCCCTGCGATCGGCGGGAGTCGCGGAGGCGCTCGCCGACCTCGACGGCATGCGGCTGGCCTTCGTCATCGGCGCCGTGCTGTCTGTGGCCGTGGTCGTCACCGCCGTGCTCCTGCCCGCCCGAGCGGACAGCGCCGTCAAGTCGGCGGGGCCCGTCCACTGA
- a CDS encoding endo-1,4-beta-xylanase, whose protein sequence is MLRSALSIGLVSATVLLSGAALTGSASAEPGAAPAPPPPGPGHSAPVPADSLRALGDRIGLRIGTAVNTDELGSNAEYTRITAEQFSSVTPENVMKWQLVEPNRGTYDWAAADRLVSFAKKNKQLVRGHTLVWHNQLPTWLSSDGFTTTLSNNEVKAVLKKHIQDQVKHFKGDIWQWDVVNEAFDDDGKPRETIWYKAWGGLGYIADAFRWAHEADPKALLFYNDYNLEFTGPKSNAVYDFVKTLKAQRVPIDGVGFQGHLDTQYGFPDLQNNLQRFADLGLKVAETEVDVRTFTEAAPNVNTPTNPLAVYAQESYWSRALKACLAVRECISFTPWGFGDTYSWIPGWFADPQEGAALLYDADLKPKSQYYVIQQDLALAAGAPRRDGGGPGRP, encoded by the coding sequence GTGCTTCGTTCCGCACTGTCCATCGGCCTCGTGAGCGCCACGGTCCTGCTGAGCGGGGCGGCTCTCACCGGCTCGGCCTCGGCCGAGCCCGGCGCCGCCCCCGCCCCTCCTCCGCCCGGCCCCGGGCACTCCGCGCCCGTCCCCGCGGACTCGCTGCGCGCTCTCGGCGACCGCATCGGCCTGCGCATCGGCACCGCCGTGAACACGGATGAGCTCGGCAGCAACGCCGAATACACCCGGATCACGGCCGAGCAGTTCTCCAGCGTCACCCCGGAGAACGTGATGAAGTGGCAGCTCGTGGAGCCCAACCGCGGCACGTACGACTGGGCCGCGGCCGACCGGCTGGTCTCCTTCGCGAAGAAGAACAAGCAGCTGGTCCGCGGTCACACGCTGGTGTGGCACAACCAGCTGCCCACCTGGCTCTCCTCCGACGGCTTCACCACCACGCTGTCGAACAACGAGGTGAAGGCCGTGCTCAAGAAGCACATCCAGGACCAGGTGAAGCACTTCAAGGGCGACATCTGGCAGTGGGACGTCGTCAACGAGGCGTTCGACGACGACGGCAAGCCCCGCGAGACCATCTGGTACAAGGCGTGGGGCGGCCTCGGCTACATCGCCGACGCCTTCCGCTGGGCACACGAGGCCGACCCCAAGGCCCTGCTGTTCTACAACGACTACAACCTCGAGTTCACCGGGCCGAAGAGCAACGCGGTGTACGACTTCGTCAAGACGCTGAAGGCGCAGCGCGTGCCCATCGACGGCGTCGGCTTCCAGGGCCACCTGGACACCCAGTACGGCTTCCCCGACCTGCAGAACAACCTGCAGCGCTTCGCGGACCTCGGCCTGAAGGTGGCCGAGACCGAGGTGGACGTCCGCACGTTCACCGAGGCCGCGCCGAACGTGAACACCCCGACCAACCCGCTGGCCGTCTACGCCCAGGAGAGCTACTGGTCCCGCGCTCTGAAGGCCTGCCTGGCGGTGCGCGAGTGCATCTCGTTCACCCCGTGGGGCTTCGGCGACACCTACTCCTGGATCCCCGGCTGGTTCGCCGACCCGCAGGAGGGCGCCGCCCTGCTGTATGACGCGGACCTGAAGCCCAAGTCGCAGTACTACGTGATCCAGCAGGACCTCGCACTCGCCGCGGGCGCGCCGCGCCGCGACGGCGGAGGCCCGGGCCGCCCCTGA
- a CDS encoding ABC transporter ATP-binding protein, with translation MAALQFLLFTVTTVVTSLTNIAQQLLQEKMVLTIRHKVMAHASDLHLAFFEGSQSYDLLRQADQEAPSRPLSMMNSAFGLVKTVITFCTMIAMLIAISPLLAVVALVTPIPAFVSQTRYSARSFAFSFLGSPIRRRMEYLAGLVTTDTYAKEIKHFGLGSYLVDRFHRLGQVYYERQRKLIGTRNAAAAAWSMLTTLTSSGIYLYIAVQAGSGRLTLGDLALYTGAATAVQGAVQGLFLGFSGMYENNLFLDLLYRFLGTRPEIRRPERPRPVPADVRGHVRFEDVSFSYSGSDVKALDRVGFEIRPGETVAVVGRNGAGKSTLIKLLCRLYDPTEGRILLDGVDIREYDPEDYRARISAMFQDFVTYQATASENIGLGDLSHLEDREAIADSAERAGIAERIERLPRGFDSPLGRWFDQGVSLSGGEWQKIALARAFMRESAILVLDEPTSALDAQAEHDLFTRLRALAAGQTTLYISHRFSTVRQSDRIMFLEDGRLVEDGTHTELMRLGGGYAELFTLQASAYLHDEEAGRLP, from the coding sequence GTGGCCGCGCTGCAGTTCCTCCTCTTCACGGTGACCACGGTCGTCACGTCGCTCACGAACATCGCCCAGCAACTGCTGCAGGAGAAGATGGTGCTCACCATCCGCCACAAGGTGATGGCGCACGCGAGCGACCTGCATCTCGCCTTCTTCGAAGGCTCCCAGTCCTACGACCTGCTGCGGCAGGCCGACCAGGAGGCGCCCAGCCGCCCACTGTCGATGATGAACTCCGCGTTCGGCCTGGTGAAAACCGTGATCACGTTCTGCACGATGATCGCCATGCTGATCGCGATCAGCCCGTTGCTCGCGGTCGTCGCGCTCGTCACCCCGATCCCCGCGTTCGTCTCGCAGACCCGATATTCCGCCAGGAGCTTCGCGTTCAGCTTCCTCGGCTCACCGATCCGCCGCCGGATGGAGTATCTGGCCGGGCTCGTCACCACCGACACGTACGCCAAGGAGATCAAGCACTTCGGGCTCGGCTCCTATCTCGTCGACCGGTTCCACCGGCTCGGCCAGGTCTACTACGAACGGCAGCGCAAGCTGATCGGCACCCGCAACGCGGCCGCCGCCGCGTGGAGCATGCTGACGACCCTCACCAGCTCCGGGATCTACCTCTACATCGCGGTGCAGGCCGGCTCGGGCCGGCTCACCCTGGGTGATCTCGCGCTCTACACCGGCGCCGCGACCGCCGTGCAGGGTGCCGTCCAGGGCCTGTTCCTGGGGTTCAGCGGCATGTACGAGAACAACCTGTTCCTTGACCTGCTCTACCGCTTCCTCGGCACCCGCCCGGAGATCCGCAGGCCGGAGCGGCCCCGCCCAGTGCCGGCCGACGTACGGGGTCACGTGCGGTTCGAGGATGTCTCGTTCAGCTACTCCGGTTCCGACGTCAAGGCGCTCGACCGGGTCGGCTTCGAGATCCGTCCGGGCGAGACCGTCGCGGTCGTCGGTCGCAACGGCGCGGGCAAGTCCACCCTGATCAAGCTGCTGTGCCGGTTGTACGACCCGACGGAGGGCCGGATCCTGCTCGACGGCGTCGACATCAGGGAGTACGACCCGGAGGACTACCGGGCCAGGATCAGCGCGATGTTCCAGGACTTCGTGACCTATCAGGCCACCGCGAGCGAGAACATCGGCCTCGGCGACCTCTCGCATCTTGAGGACAGGGAGGCGATCGCGGACTCCGCCGAGCGGGCCGGGATAGCCGAGCGCATCGAGCGGCTGCCCAGGGGCTTCGACAGTCCGCTCGGCCGGTGGTTCGACCAGGGCGTCAGCCTGTCCGGCGGTGAATGGCAGAAGATCGCGCTGGCCAGGGCGTTCATGCGCGAGTCCGCGATCCTCGTGCTCGACGAGCCGACCTCCGCGCTCGACGCGCAGGCCGAGCATGATCTGTTCACCCGGCTTCGCGCCCTGGCGGCGGGACAGACGACGCTGTACATCTCGCACCGGTTCTCCACCGTCCGCCAGTCCGACCGGATCATGTTCCTGGAGGACGGCAGGCTCGTGGAGGACGGCACCCACACCGAACTGATGCGGCTCGGGGGCGGATACGCCGAGCTGTTCACCCTCCAGGCGTCGGCGTACCTCCACGACGAGGAGGCCGGCCGTCTCCCCTGA
- a CDS encoding PIG-L family deacetylase — translation MDRQLTLMAVHAHPDDEVIGTGGILAKYTAEGIRTVLVTCTNGEQGDGPGGVKPGEPGHDDAAVAERRLAELHESIAHLGIDHLELLGYRDSGMDGWDGNGHPDAFANVPVETAAARLATLMEHYRPQVVVTYDENGNYGHPDHIQAHRIAVAAAEKTGIPDKFYYAAVPREGIRQMFEFMRANGMAPDDFELPDDFGTPDELITSVVDVSPYVENKLKALAAHASQGDNIPFLKMPPEAQHQAFSREFFVRTTSRVAAPDKEDDLFAGLRD, via the coding sequence ATGGACCGACAGCTCACCCTCATGGCCGTGCACGCGCACCCCGACGACGAGGTGATCGGCACCGGCGGGATCCTCGCGAAATACACCGCCGAAGGGATCCGTACGGTCCTGGTGACGTGCACCAACGGCGAGCAGGGGGACGGCCCGGGCGGGGTGAAGCCGGGCGAGCCCGGTCACGACGATGCCGCCGTCGCCGAGCGGCGGCTGGCCGAGCTGCACGAGTCGATCGCCCACCTGGGGATCGACCACCTGGAACTGCTGGGCTACCGCGACTCCGGCATGGACGGCTGGGACGGCAACGGCCACCCCGACGCGTTCGCGAACGTCCCGGTCGAGACGGCCGCCGCCAGGCTCGCCACGCTGATGGAGCACTACCGCCCTCAGGTCGTAGTCACCTATGACGAGAACGGCAACTACGGGCACCCCGACCACATCCAGGCCCACCGCATCGCGGTCGCGGCGGCCGAGAAGACCGGTATTCCGGACAAGTTCTACTACGCCGCCGTGCCGCGTGAGGGCATCCGGCAGATGTTCGAGTTCATGCGAGCCAACGGCATGGCGCCGGACGACTTCGAGCTCCCCGACGACTTCGGCACGCCCGACGAGCTCATCACCAGCGTCGTGGACGTCTCGCCGTACGTGGAGAACAAGCTGAAGGCGCTGGCGGCCCACGCGAGCCAGGGCGACAACATCCCCTTCCTGAAGATGCCGCCGGAGGCCCAGCACCAGGCGTTCTCGCGCGAGTTCTTCGTCCGTACGACGTCCCGGGTGGCCGCCCCCGACAAGGAGGACGACCTGTTCGCCGGCCTGCGCGACTGA
- a CDS encoding GNAT family N-acetyltransferase, producing MRQDITEPIPADRLVVVPADQASWDDLEAVFGTTDCHCQRYKIFTYQWHSVSDAERAARLREQTGCGTPGARSTSGLVAYLDGEPVGWCAVEPRTAYPQLTRTRVPWKGRQEDQADDSVWAVTCFVTRKGFRRRGVTYALAHATIDYARERGARALEAYPMITRPGVEITWGELHVGSRDVFLDAGFTEVSRPTLARAVVRIDF from the coding sequence ATGAGGCAGGACATCACCGAGCCGATTCCCGCCGATCGACTCGTCGTCGTCCCCGCCGACCAGGCGTCGTGGGACGACCTGGAGGCCGTCTTCGGCACGACGGACTGCCATTGCCAGCGCTACAAGATCTTCACCTACCAGTGGCACTCGGTGTCCGACGCGGAACGCGCCGCGCGCCTGCGCGAACAGACCGGCTGCGGAACCCCCGGCGCCCGGTCGACCAGCGGTCTCGTGGCCTACCTGGACGGTGAGCCGGTCGGGTGGTGTGCGGTCGAGCCCCGTACGGCCTATCCCCAATTGACCCGCACCCGCGTCCCCTGGAAGGGGCGGCAGGAGGACCAGGCCGACGACAGCGTCTGGGCCGTGACCTGCTTCGTCACCCGCAAGGGCTTCCGCCGGCGCGGGGTGACCTACGCGCTCGCGCACGCCACGATCGACTACGCGCGTGAGCGGGGAGCCCGGGCCCTGGAGGCATACCCGATGATCACCAGGCCGGGGGTCGAGATCACCTGGGGCGAGCTGCACGTCGGCAGCCGCGACGTCTTCCTCGACGCCGGGTTCACCGAGGTGAGCAGGCCGACCCTCGCACGAGCCGTCGTACGGATCGACTTCTGA
- a CDS encoding molybdopterin-dependent oxidoreductase translates to MPGRFGSVLHSERVAARLGMWLGISFTVAFVTGLISHFMQHPPGGLAWPSRPVGLYRVTQGLHVIGGLATVPLLFAKLWTVYPKLWQWPPFRSLSHAMERALVLVLVGASLFQLVTGLLNISYVYLWPFSFPVAHYWTAYLLYGALIIHVVNEWAKIRGNLWTREQVDPPETVTARRRFLGTVAAASGLTVLFTVGETYAPLSRLALLAPRDPHIGPQGLPVNKSAEAAGVTTVIHDPGYRLTVTGAVRTPLSLAYDDLLRLPQHTVRLPIACVEGWSAEAEWSGIRLRDLAALAGIAPDAVLTVESLERGGGYRSSEVRPPHWNDPLTLLALRIGGAPLAPDHGFPVRLIAPNRPGVLQTKWVSKVVAA, encoded by the coding sequence GTGCCCGGCCGTTTCGGCAGCGTGCTGCATTCCGAGCGCGTGGCCGCCCGGCTCGGCATGTGGCTCGGGATCAGCTTCACCGTGGCCTTCGTGACCGGCCTGATCAGCCACTTCATGCAGCATCCACCCGGTGGCCTGGCGTGGCCGTCCCGGCCGGTCGGGCTTTATCGGGTGACGCAGGGGCTCCACGTCATCGGCGGGCTTGCGACGGTTCCGCTGCTTTTCGCGAAGCTCTGGACCGTTTATCCGAAGCTGTGGCAGTGGCCGCCGTTCCGGTCGCTCTCCCACGCCATGGAACGCGCGCTCGTGCTCGTTCTCGTCGGGGCTTCGCTATTCCAGTTGGTCACTGGATTGCTGAACATCTCGTACGTTTACCTGTGGCCGTTCTCTTTTCCCGTCGCGCATTACTGGACGGCATATCTCCTGTACGGCGCCCTGATCATCCATGTCGTCAACGAGTGGGCGAAGATACGCGGGAACCTGTGGACGCGGGAGCAGGTCGATCCCCCGGAGACGGTGACGGCGCGGCGCCGCTTCCTCGGCACGGTGGCCGCCGCGTCGGGCCTGACCGTGCTGTTCACGGTGGGCGAGACGTACGCGCCGCTTTCCAGGCTCGCCCTGCTGGCGCCGCGCGACCCGCACATCGGCCCGCAGGGCCTGCCTGTCAACAAGTCCGCCGAGGCGGCGGGCGTGACCACCGTGATCCACGACCCGGGATACCGGCTCACCGTGACCGGCGCGGTGCGCACGCCGCTGTCCCTGGCGTACGACGACCTGCTGCGGCTCCCCCAGCACACCGTGCGGCTGCCGATCGCCTGTGTGGAGGGCTGGAGCGCCGAGGCCGAGTGGTCGGGCATCCGGCTGCGCGACCTCGCCGCCCTGGCGGGCATCGCGCCGGACGCCGTTCTCACGGTCGAGTCGCTGGAGAGAGGCGGGGGCTACCGGTCGAGCGAGGTGCGGCCACCGCACTGGAACGACCCGCTCACGCTGCTGGCGCTGCGGATCGGCGGCGCGCCGCTCGCCCCCGACCACGGCTTCCCCGTACGGCTGATCGCGCCGAACCGGCCGGGCGTGCTGCAGACCAAATGGGTGTCGAAGGTGGTGGCGGCGTGA